In a genomic window of Telopea speciosissima isolate NSW1024214 ecotype Mountain lineage chromosome 5, Tspe_v1, whole genome shotgun sequence:
- the LOC122660836 gene encoding L-type lectin-domain containing receptor kinase IV.1-like, with amino-acid sequence MLFKLVLFFLLLEGFVVTSQQDFGFTYNGFQGVNMSLDGLAQITDNGLLMLANNTLQQMGHAFYPQPVHFMNFSTGTALSFSTTFVFALFSQFAKVGGPGFAFVITPSIDFSNALPAGYLGLFNTTNIGNSSNHIIAIELDGVANREFNDIDGNHVGIDINDLKSVKSATASYFSDEENQHVNLSLRSGNPLQLWVEYSGSLKQLNVTLAPINVPKPKIPLLSYKIDLSKIIKRDPMFLGFSSALYGLPESYYILGWSFKMNGKARELTLSQLPKLPHQKKRHKTSPRVFSVGFSVIGATLLLISIFIIRFIVKRKKKFAEVVEDWELADYGTYRFKYKDLYIATKGFKDKELLGTGGFGWVYKGVLPKSKTEVAVKRISHNSRQGGEKEFIAEIISIGKLRHRSIVTLLGYCRRKEELLLVYDFMPNGSLDKLLFDQTATKMVLSWYQRFRIIKSVATALLYLHEEWEQVVVHRDIKSSNVLLDKELNGRLGDFGLARLYDHGTNPQTTHVVGTIGYLAPELCKTGKANPSVDVFAFGVFLLEVACGRRPILEPAEASEECRRVLVNWVISCWSRGMILDTVDSKLGMNYEVKEMELVLKLGLLCSHSIPTIRPSMRQVLRYLEGEVPLPDLLLLCLHQKVNSSDVSVCCPSVGNAMTLSSSSIAESVHSRGR; translated from the exons ATGTTGTTTAAGCTTGTgctgttctttcttctccttgaagGATTTGTTGTTACATCACAACAAGACTTTGGTTTCACCTACAATGGTTTTCAAGGAGTTAACATGAGCTTGGACGGCTTAGCCCAGATTACAGACAATGGTCTCCTAATGTTAGCAAACAACACTTTGCAACAAATGGGTCATGCCTTCTATCCCCAACCGGTTCACTTCATGAATTTCTCCACTGGTACTGCTCTCTCCTTCTCCACTACTTTTGTATTTGCCCTGTTCTCTCAGTTTGCAAAAGTAGGTGGCCCTGGTTTCGCGTTTGTGATTACACCCTCAATAGACTTCTCAAATGCTTTACCAGCCGGGTATCTAGGCCTCTTCAACACCACCAACATCGGTAATTCATCCAACCATATCATCGCAATCGAGCTCGATGGCGTTGCAAACAGGGAGTTCAATGACATTGATGGAAACCATGTTGGTATCGATATCAATGACTTGAAATCTGTTAAATCTGCCACAGCTTCTTATTTTAGTGATGAAGAGAATCAGCATGTAAACCTAAGTCTCAGAAGTGGAAACCCCTTGCAACTCTGGGTAGAATATTCTGGTTCACTGAAGCAACTTAATGTGACTTTAGCCCCTATTAATGTCCCTAAACCAAAGATCCCACTCTTGTCCTACAAAATTGATCTTTCTAAGATCATAAAAAGGGATCCCATGTTTTTGGGTTTCTCCTCAGCTCTATATGGTTTGCCAGAATCCTATTATATATTGGGATGGAGTTTTAAAATGAATGGGAAAGCAAGAGAACTCACTCTCTCCCAACTACCTAAGCTTCCTCATCAGaaaaaaagacataaaacaaGCCCTAGGGTTTTTAGTGTTGGATTTTCTGTGATAGGTGCTACTTTACTGTTAATTTCCATCTTCATCATTCGATTTATagtgaaaaggaagaaaaagtttGCTGAAGTGGTTGAAGATTGGGAACTTGCTGATTATGGAACTTACAGGTTCAAATATAAAGATCTCTACATTGCCACCAAGGGATTCAAGGACAAGGAGCTTCTTGGAACTGGTGGCTTTGGTTGGGTCTATAAAGGTGTATTACCCAAATCCAAGACAGAAGTTGCTGTGAAGCGAATCTCCCATAATTCAAGACAAGGAGGGGAGAAAGAATTTATTGCTGAGATCATTAGCATTGGAAAATTGAGGCATCGGAGTATAGTAACACTCTTGGGCTATTGCCGACGAAAGGAAGAACTCCTTCTGGTCTATGATTTCATGCCAAATGGTAGTCTAGACAAACTCCTTTTTGATCAAACAGCAACAAAGATGGTGTTGAGTTGGTATCAAAGATTTCGAATAATCAAAAGCGTGGCAACCGCGTTGTTGTATTTACATGAAGAATGGGAACAAGTTGTGGTTCATAGAGACATAAAATCCAGTAATGTCTTATTAGATAAGGAATTAAATGGAAGATTAGGAGATTTTGGGCTTGCAAGACTATATGATCATGGAACTAACCCTCAAACCACCCATGTAGTTGGGACAATTGGTTATCTTGCACCAGAACTTTGTAAAACTGGCAAAGCAAACCCTAGTGTGGATGTGTTtgcatttggggtttttttgctTGAAGTTGCTTGTGGTAGGAGACCCATATTAGAGCCAGCTGAAGCATCTGAAGAGTGTAGAAGGGTGCTAGTGAATTGGGTGATCTCATGTTGGAGTAGAGGCATGATTCTTGATACTGTGGACTCAAAACTTGGGATGAATTATGAAGTGAAGGAAATGGAGTTGGTGTTAAAACTTGGATTACTTTGCTCTCATTCAATTCCAACTATAAGGCCAAGCATGCGACAAGTCCTACGCTATTTGGAAGGAGAGGTTCCTCTACCAGA TTTACTTCTACTGTGCCTTCATCAGAAGGTTAATTCTAGTGATGTCTCTGTTTGTTGTCCTTCTGTTGGGAATGCAATGACTCTGTCCTCATCATCAATTGCAGAATCTGTACACTCTCGAGGACGTTGA
- the LOC122660835 gene encoding L-type lectin-domain containing receptor kinase IV.1-like has translation MFFKYLLFFLILSRIVASSQQEDVGFTYNGFRGVNMSLDGLAQITQNGLLMLANTTKREVGHAFYPQPVSFLNKSSGNVLSSFSTTFVFAMFSELAIAGGPGIVLVISSSKKFPGAFPSSYFGLFNTTNTGKSSNHVIGVELDTTQNKEFNDINDNHVGININGLISLKSAPASYFSDEENQFVNLSLRSGNPMQLWVEYDGTEKQFNVTLAPISIPKPKIPLLSLIIDLSQTIMDPMFVGFSSSTSALDVYHFVLGWSFKMNGKAKELSLSQLPKLPRMGMGSKTKSRTLVDIGFPVICVSLVLLSIFIIQFIVRRKKKFAEVIEDWELEYGPQRFKYKDLYIATKGFNEKQLLGIGGFGKVYKGILLPNSKEIAVKRVSHDSRQGVREFIAEIVSIGKLHHRNIVTLLGYCRRKGELFLVYDFMANGSLDKFIFENQSSSRMNNNKTLSWNQRFHIVKGVASALLYLHQEWEQVVVHRDVKSSNVMLDEELNGKLGDFGLARLYDHGGGDPKSTHVVGTFGYLAPELSTTRKVNPSIDVFAFGVFLLEVACGRRPIEPQASEECLVLVDWVISSWCKGLILETVDPKLEMNYEVEEMELVLKLGLFCTHSIPTARPSMQQVVRYLEGEVPLPELLPSLSQSHSMPLEGTGGGDFSIWCPYLGSSTSPSSSIADSLLSGGR, from the coding sequence ATGTTTTTCAAGTACTTGCTGTTTTTTCTTATCCTTAGCAGAATTGTTGCATCATCACAACAAGAAGATGTTGGTTTCACATACAATGGCTTTCGAGGAGTTAACATGAGCTTGGATGGCTTAGCACAGATTACACAGAATGGCCTCCTAATGTTGGCAAACACCACAAAGAGGGAGGTGGGTCATGCCTTCTATCCCCAACCGGTTTCCTTCCTGAATAAATCCAGTGGTAATgttctctcctccttctctacCACTTTTGTGTTCGCTATGTTTTCTGAGTTAGCAATAGCAGGAGGTCCTGGAATTGTGTTGGTGATCTCATCCTCAAAAAAATTCCCTGGTGCTTTCCCAAGCAGTTATTTTGGTCTATTCAACACTACTAACACTGGTAAATCATCCAACCATGTAATTGGAGTTGAATTGGATACCACTCAAAACAAAGAATTTAATGATATCAATGATAACCATGTTGGTATTAATATTAATGGTTTGATATCTCTTAAATCTGCTCCAGCATCTTATTTTAGTGATGAAGAGAATCAGTTTGTGAACCTGAGCCTCAGAAGTGGAAACCCAATGCAACTCTGGGTGGAATATGATGGTACAGAGAAGCAATTTAATGTGACTTTAGCTCCAATTTCCATCCCTAAACCTAAAATCCCACTCTTGTCTTTGATCATTGATCTGTCTCAGACAATAATGGATCCTATGTTTGTGGGGTTCTCATCATCTACTTCTGCTTTAGATGTATATCATTTTGTACTGGGTTGGAGTTTTAAGATGAATGGAAAAGCAaaagaactctctctctcacaacttCCTAAGCTTCCTCGAATGGGAATGGGATctaaaacaaaatcaagaacTTTAGTAGACATTGGATTTCCTGTGATCTGTGTTAGTTTAGTGTTACTGTCAATCTTTATAATCCAATTTATtgtaagaaggaagaagaagtttgCAGAAGTTATTGAAGATTGGGAACTTGAATATGGTCCTCAAAGGTTCAAATATAAAGATCTCTACATTGCAACCAAAGGATTTAATGAGAAGCAGCTTCTTGGTATAGGTGGTTTTGGTAAGGTCTACAAAGGTATATTATTACCCAATTCAAAGGAAATTGCAGTGAAGAGAGTATCACATGATTCAAGACAAGGAGTGAGGGAATTCATTGCTGAGATTGTTAGCATTGGAAAACTGCATCATCGAAATATTGTAACACTCTTGGGTTATTGCCGACGTAAAGGAGAGCTTTTTCTAGTGTATGATTTCATGGCTAACGGGAGTTTAGACAAATTCATCTTTGAAAATCAATCTTCTTCTAGaatgaataataataaaacattgAGTTGGAATCAAAGATTTCATATAGTTAAAGGCGTGGCATCCGCGTTACTGTATCTTCACCAAGAATGGGAACAAGTTGTGGTTCACAGAGATGTAAAGTCTAGTAATGTAATGTTAGATGAGGAGCTAAACGGAAAACTTGGAGATTTTGGGCTTGCAAGATTGTATGatcatggtggtggtgatccTAAATCTACTCATGTGGTAGGGACATTTGGTTATCTTGCACCTGAACTTTCTACAACAAGGAAAGTAAACCCTAGTATTGATGTGTTcgcgtttggggtttttttacTTGAAGTTGCTTGTGGTAGGAGACCAATAGAGCCACAAGCATCAGAAGAGTGTCTTGTGTTGGTAGATTGGGTGATCTCAAGTTGGTGTAAAGGTTTGATTCTTGAAACTGTGGATCCCAAATTGGAAATGAATTATGAAGTGGAAGAAATGGAATTGGTGTTAAAACTTGGGTTGTTTTGCACCCACTCAATTCCAACTGCAAGGCCAAGTATGCAACAAGTTGTGCGGTATTTGGAAGGAGAGGTTCCACTACCAGAGTTGCTGCCATCTCTGAGTCAGAGCCATTCTATGCCTTTAGAAGGTACCGGCGGTGGTGATTTCTCTATTTGGTGTCCTTATCTTGGGAGTTCAACGAGTCCATCATCATCGATTGCAGATTCTCTACTCTCAGGAGGACGTTGA